Within Serratia odorifera, the genomic segment TAATGAATGCCTGGAAGGCCGATCAACACGCTGAAAACATCACCTTTGTGCCAGACGGCAACGGTGAATTCACCAAGGGTATGAACATGCTGGTCGAAAAAGCCGATCTGGGCTTTGGCCCACGTTCATGGCGCTATTCGATGCTGGTGCGCAACGGCGTGGTTGAGAAAATGTTCGTTGAACCCAACAAGCCAGGCGACCCGTTTGAAGTGTCTGACGCCGACACCATGCTGAAATACCTGGCGCCGGAATTCAAAGTGCAGGAATCCGTTTCGCTGTTCACCAAACCTGGCTGCCCATTCTGCGCCAAGGCAAAACAGATGCTGCAAGAACGCGGTATTCAGTATGAAGAAATCGTGCTGGGCAAAGATGCCACCACCGTCAGCCTGCGCGCCGTCAGCGGCCGCGCTACCGTACCGCAGGTGTTCATCGGCGGGCGTCACATTGGCGGCAGCGACGATCTGGAATCATTCCTGTCAGCCTGATTTATAAGTAAAAGCAAATCCAACGTGAACGTTTGGCGGGCTCA encodes:
- a CDS encoding glutathione peroxidase, whose product is MFTSQEGKKVPQVTFHTRQGDQWIDVTTDDLFKNKTVIVFSLPGAFTPTCSSSHLPRYNELSNVFKQHGVDGILCVSVNDTFVMNAWKADQHAENITFVPDGNGEFTKGMNMLVEKADLGFGPRSWRYSMLVRNGVVEKMFVEPNKPGDPFEVSDADTMLKYLAPEFKVQESVSLFTKPGCPFCAKAKQMLQERGIQYEEIVLGKDATTVSLRAVSGRATVPQVFIGGRHIGGSDDLESFLSA